In Streptomyces sp. NBC_01717, one DNA window encodes the following:
- a CDS encoding immune inhibitor A domain-containing protein, translating into MTTKRRALRATAVVVAMAATAATASTFATAQADDKAPGASSSIVDRRDPGSAKGGAHDLEGPYSEQQDAQRQAALEQVIAGDKKVSTRNGSKVVKLDDKKYVELGREKTDKIFTVLVEFGDKVDDTTMIDPDGDGPKPPVKKYGGTPGPLHNTIAKPDPAKDNSTAWQADYNQAHFQDLYFGEGAGKNSLKTYYEKTSSGRYSVDGEVSDWVKVPYNEARYGSNYCGSSNCANSWDMIRDGVNAWAADQKAKGRTPEQIKADLANYDQWDRYDFDNDGNFNEPDGYIDHFQIVHAGEDESAGGGVEGPNAIWAHRWYAYGTNAGATGPADNKAGGTQIGDTGIWVGDYTAQPENGGLGVFAHEYGHDLGLPDLYDTTNTAENSVGFWSLMSAGSWLGTGKNAIGDLPGDMTAWDKLQLGWLNYASAKAATNSVHKLGVSEYNTKDKQALVVTLPDKAVTTSVTKPAEGSKQWWSDMGDNLNNTLSRSVDLTGKSKASLDLSGWWDIEKDYDYLYTEVSENGGTSWTAIDGTADGKAIPRDASDKPALTDVSGKYQKLSYSLDAYAGKKIDIRFRYTTDGGAGGVGFAADTIAVNADGAALFSDNAEGDDNGWTAKGFSRVGESFTKEYPQYYLAENRQYVSYDQTLKVGPYNFGSAARPDWVEHYPYQNGLLIWLWDTSQKDNNVSAHPGKGLILPIDAHAKPLKWADGTVIRNKIQPFDAPFSWWPTDGFTLHKADAAVKIKPQLGVPVFDDHKGTYWYAENKTGSVQVADTNTRITIVSEPLSGSTITVKVGASHK; encoded by the coding sequence GTGACCACTAAGAGACGGGCGCTTCGCGCCACGGCGGTTGTCGTGGCCATGGCCGCCACCGCCGCTACGGCGTCGACTTTCGCCACAGCCCAGGCGGACGACAAGGCCCCAGGAGCGAGCAGCTCCATCGTCGACCGCCGTGATCCGGGGTCGGCCAAGGGCGGCGCGCACGACCTGGAAGGCCCTTACAGCGAGCAGCAGGACGCACAGCGTCAGGCCGCTCTGGAGCAGGTCATCGCGGGCGACAAGAAGGTGTCGACGCGCAACGGCTCCAAGGTCGTCAAGCTCGACGACAAGAAGTACGTCGAGCTCGGCCGCGAGAAGACGGACAAGATCTTCACGGTCCTGGTGGAGTTCGGCGACAAGGTCGACGACACGACCATGATCGACCCGGACGGCGACGGGCCCAAGCCGCCCGTCAAGAAGTACGGCGGCACGCCCGGACCGCTGCACAACACGATAGCCAAGCCGGACCCGGCGAAGGACAACAGCACCGCCTGGCAGGCCGATTACAACCAGGCCCACTTCCAGGACCTCTACTTCGGTGAGGGCGCCGGCAAGAACTCGCTGAAGACGTACTACGAGAAGACGTCCTCCGGGCGCTACTCGGTCGACGGCGAGGTCTCCGACTGGGTCAAGGTCCCGTACAACGAGGCCCGTTACGGCTCCAACTACTGCGGCTCGTCCAACTGCGCCAACTCCTGGGACATGATCAGGGACGGCGTGAACGCCTGGGCGGCCGACCAGAAGGCCAAGGGCCGCACGCCGGAGCAGATCAAGGCGGACCTGGCGAATTACGACCAGTGGGACCGTTACGACTTCGACAACGACGGCAACTTCAACGAGCCCGACGGCTACATCGATCACTTCCAGATCGTGCACGCCGGTGAGGACGAGTCCGCGGGCGGCGGCGTCGAGGGCCCGAACGCCATCTGGGCGCACCGCTGGTACGCGTACGGCACCAACGCCGGTGCGACCGGCCCGGCCGACAACAAGGCCGGCGGCACCCAGATCGGTGACACCGGCATCTGGGTCGGCGACTACACCGCGCAGCCCGAGAACGGCGGCCTGGGTGTCTTCGCCCATGAGTACGGCCACGACCTCGGTCTGCCGGACCTCTACGACACCACCAACACCGCTGAGAACTCGGTCGGTTTCTGGTCCCTGATGTCGGCCGGTTCCTGGCTCGGCACCGGCAAGAACGCCATCGGTGACCTGCCCGGCGACATGACCGCCTGGGACAAGCTGCAGCTGGGCTGGCTGAACTACGCCTCGGCCAAGGCCGCGACGAACTCGGTCCACAAGCTGGGTGTCTCGGAGTACAACACCAAGGACAAGCAGGCGCTCGTCGTCACGCTGCCCGACAAGGCCGTCACCACCTCTGTAACGAAGCCCGCCGAGGGCTCCAAGCAGTGGTGGAGCGACATGGGTGACAACCTCAACAACACCCTGTCCCGTTCGGTCGACCTCACCGGCAAGTCCAAGGCGTCCCTGGACCTTTCGGGCTGGTGGGACATCGAGAAGGACTACGACTACCTGTACACCGAGGTGTCGGAGAACGGTGGCACCAGCTGGACCGCGATCGACGGCACGGCCGACGGCAAGGCGATCCCGCGTGACGCCAGCGACAAGCCGGCCCTGACCGACGTCTCCGGCAAGTACCAGAAGCTCTCGTACTCGCTGGACGCCTACGCCGGCAAGAAGATCGACATCCGCTTCCGCTACACCACCGACGGCGGCGCGGGCGGTGTGGGCTTCGCGGCCGACACCATCGCGGTCAACGCCGACGGTGCTGCGCTCTTCTCGGACAACGCCGAGGGTGACGACAACGGCTGGACCGCCAAGGGCTTCTCCCGCGTCGGCGAGTCGTTCACCAAGGAGTACCCGCAGTACTACCTCGCGGAGAACCGCCAGTACGTCTCGTACGACCAGACCCTCAAGGTCGGCCCGTACAACTTCGGCTCCGCGGCCCGTCCGGACTGGGTCGAGCACTACCCGTACCAGAACGGTCTGCTGATCTGGCTCTGGGACACCTCCCAGAAGGACAACAACGTCTCCGCCCACCCGGGCAAGGGTCTGATCCTGCCGATCGACGCGCACGCGAAGCCGCTGAAGTGGGCTGACGGCACCGTCATCCGCAACAAGATCCAGCCCTTCGACGCGCCGTTCAGCTGGTGGCCGACCGACGGCTTCACGCTTCACAAGGCAGACGCGGCGGTCAAGATCAAGCCCCAGCTGGGCGTCCCGGTCTTCGACGACCACAAGGGCACCTACTGGTACGCGGAGAACAAGACCGGAAGCGTGCAGGTCGCTGACACCAACACGCGGATCACGATCGTCAGCGAGCCGCTCAGCGGCTCGACGATCACCGTCAAGGTTGGCGCCTCGCACAAGTAA
- a CDS encoding isochorismatase family protein: protein MHRALIVVDVQNDFCEGGSLAVAGGADVAAAITDLIGEAQAGYRHVVATRDHHVDPGDHFSEHPDFEHSWPAHCVAGTEGVGFHPNFAPAVASGAIDAVFDKGAHAAAYSGFEGLDENGVGLARWLRDRDVTEVDVVGIATDHCVRATALDAVREGFTTHVLLDLTAGVAAATTGQALEELRGAGVELSGKPVV, encoded by the coding sequence ATGCATCGCGCGTTGATCGTCGTGGACGTTCAGAACGACTTCTGCGAGGGCGGCAGCCTCGCCGTGGCGGGGGGCGCCGATGTCGCCGCCGCCATCACCGACCTGATCGGCGAGGCCCAGGCCGGTTACCGCCATGTGGTGGCGACCCGGGACCACCATGTCGACCCGGGCGACCACTTCTCCGAGCATCCGGACTTCGAGCACTCCTGGCCGGCGCACTGCGTCGCGGGTACGGAGGGGGTCGGCTTCCACCCCAATTTCGCACCGGCGGTCGCCTCCGGCGCGATCGACGCGGTGTTCGACAAGGGGGCGCACGCGGCGGCGTACAGCGGCTTCGAGGGCCTAGACGAGAACGGGGTGGGGCTGGCGCGGTGGCTGCGGGACCGGGACGTGACGGAGGTCGACGTGGTCGGCATCGCCACGGACCACTGTGTGCGGGCCACGGCGCTGGACGCGGTACGGGAGGGGTTCACGACGCATGTCCTGCTGGACCTGACGGCGGGGGTCGCCGCGGCGACCACGGGGCAGGCGCTGGAGGAGCTCCGCGGAGCCGGCGTGGAGCTTTCCGGCAAGCCGGTGGTGTAG
- a CDS encoding nicotinate phosphoribosyltransferase, with product MNSADLGRRVGVPSTALFTDQYELTMVQAALKAGTADRHSVFEAFTRRLPEGRRYGVVAGTGRLLDAVENFHFDDEMLTFLRERNVVDGPTLAWLADFRFSGDIWGYPEGEVYFPGSPILRVEGSFAECVLLETVILSILNHDSAIAAAASRMSVAAGGRGLIEMGARRTHELSAVASARAAYVGGFDTTSDLAAGFRYNIPTVGTSAHAFTLLHDSERDAFRAQVDSLGRGTTLLVDTYDVAEAVRTAVEVAGTELGAVRIDSGDLLLVAHRVRQQLDELGATGTKIVVTSDLDEYAIASLAAAPVNAYGVGTQLVTGSGQPTCSMVYKLVARAVSADPAEPLQPVAKKSLGAKSSVGGRKWAARRLDEHGVAEAEVIGTGPVPDGLADRQLLAELVRGGEVVARESLDAARERHIAARQGLPLSAMQLSKGEPVIPTEFV from the coding sequence ATGAACTCTGCGGACCTTGGGCGACGGGTCGGTGTGCCGTCGACAGCGCTCTTCACCGACCAGTACGAGCTCACGATGGTGCAGGCCGCACTGAAGGCGGGCACAGCCGACCGGCACTCGGTGTTCGAGGCATTCACCCGTCGGCTGCCCGAGGGGCGGCGCTACGGCGTCGTCGCGGGCACCGGACGGCTGCTCGACGCGGTGGAGAACTTCCACTTCGACGACGAGATGCTCACCTTCCTGCGCGAGCGGAACGTCGTCGACGGGCCGACACTCGCCTGGCTGGCGGACTTCCGCTTCAGCGGCGACATCTGGGGCTACCCGGAGGGCGAGGTGTACTTCCCCGGCTCGCCGATCCTGCGGGTCGAGGGGTCCTTCGCCGAGTGTGTGCTGCTGGAGACGGTGATCCTGTCGATCCTCAACCACGACTCGGCGATCGCCGCGGCGGCGTCCCGCATGTCGGTGGCCGCCGGTGGGCGCGGGCTGATCGAGATGGGTGCACGACGCACCCATGAACTGTCGGCGGTGGCGTCGGCGCGTGCCGCGTACGTCGGCGGCTTCGACACGACGTCCGATCTGGCGGCGGGGTTCCGCTACAACATCCCGACGGTCGGGACGAGCGCGCACGCGTTCACCCTGCTGCACGACAGCGAACGCGACGCGTTCCGGGCGCAGGTCGACTCGCTCGGCCGGGGCACGACCCTGCTGGTCGACACCTATGACGTCGCCGAGGCGGTCCGTACGGCGGTCGAGGTCGCCGGGACCGAGCTGGGGGCGGTACGGATCGACTCCGGGGACCTGTTGCTGGTCGCGCACCGGGTGCGCCAGCAGCTCGACGAGCTGGGCGCCACCGGGACGAAGATCGTGGTGACGTCGGACCTGGACGAGTACGCGATCGCGTCGCTGGCCGCGGCGCCGGTGAACGCGTACGGCGTGGGCACCCAGCTGGTGACCGGCAGTGGTCAGCCGACCTGCTCGATGGTCTACAAGCTGGTCGCCCGGGCGGTTTCCGCCGATCCGGCGGAACCGCTCCAGCCGGTTGCGAAGAAGTCGTTGGGGGCGAAGTCCTCGGTGGGCGGTCGCAAGTGGGCCGCGCGACGGCTGGACGAGCACGGGGTGGCCGAGGCCGAGGTGATCGGCACGGGTCCGGTGCCGGACGGTCTGGCCGACCGGCAGCTGCTGGCCGAGCTGGTCAGGGGTGGTGAGGTGGTCGCCCGCGAGTCGCTGGACGCGGCCCGGGAGCGGCACATCGCGGCGCGGCAGGGGCTGCCGTTGTCGGCGATGCAGCTGTCCAAGGGAGAGCCGGTCATTCCTACGGAGTTCGTCTGA